Within Diabrotica virgifera virgifera chromosome 7, PGI_DIABVI_V3a, the genomic segment tctctcactgactcacacaaaaagcatatacatccaaacatacaaattatacatcctccaaggacaaaataatcggttataaacaaccaaaactcaacaaacgttactactaaattttcaaccgtaatatggagagtatcagacgggcttccgacggggaagatcgacactggatcaaatattcacagtaaaacagatcttgagcaaagcatgggaacacgatattgatgttcacaacgtgtttgtagacttcaaacaggcatacgactcagtcaaaaggaacaaactatactatatattggctgaattggcaataccacacaagttaataagactcattaaagccacaatggatgaaactcaggcatgtgtacgaatacaaaaccaccggacagacttttttaacatttcgcagggactaaaacagggagatgggctggccccaacattgtttaacctggcactggagtatgcggttaggcaaatgcaaactggacgaggaaatctactgaccaaccgaacggttcaactggccgcttatgctgatgatattaatattatgagtagaacatcaacaggagcacaggaaacatatgcagagttaaaaacacaaacaaaaatgctaggtctggaaattaatacagaaaaaacaaaaataatgactcagacgagaagaaatatagtcccagaaaacattatacatgaagatgacattgaaacggttgagaagtttacatacctgggagtagaaatatatgccgacggatcagaagatggagaaataaggaagagaataacgcaggcaaacagagcttattttgccctctcccatatatttcggtcaaaaagtgtccaccgaaatacaaagatgagaatctataaaaccttaattcgaccaataacatgctatggcagtgaagtctgggtgctgaaagaaacatccaaaaacaaactcgacacattcgaaaggaaagtacttaggagaatactaggacctgtgagggaaaatggaatcttcagaagtcgatacaacaacgagctttatcaactttataaggaaacgcccctgtcagacttcattagattacaaagattgcaatgggccggacatgtgataagaatgggagaggataggctaccaaaacgagcactgaatgctagaatgcaaggaaagagaccggttgggaagccacgaaagcgctgggaagacacagtaaacagcgacgcacaagcccttttaggacttcgtgtatggagaagagcagccacagacaggcaagggtggaggcaaaaaataaaggaggccaatactcaatttgggctgtagtgccgtagaagaagaagaagatgttgtACAGAATAGGAAGAGATAGAGAACTTTTGACCCTATTAAAAGGAGAAAGGCAGCATATTGGGGACATATACTTGAAAATGATTAGTAcgagttgttgcagctgattatgaGGGGCAGAATAGAAGGAAAAACCGGTCCTGGTAGTCGATTAATTATATcctgattgaaaaaaaaaacattcgcgactggaccggattaaacacacagacgcttttaagaacagcagaagatagagacgaattcgcaatggttatagccaaccttcattagtggagtcggcactaaaagaagaagaatattaaaatAATGGTCATTAAATCAGTCAGTTAATGAAAGATTTTATTTTGCTATTTCTTTATAGCTTAACGATTTCtacaaattaatttaaaattatgttaTACGCACACTAATATAACACCCCGGTCGTACAGCATAGTCGAAGcaatattcgttttcagcgacctcaaaacccTCAGGATAACAAGTTTCAATGATTTTGAtaacgaatttccataaaactctagGAGACCACTTGGATACAGGaataccgggcaccaggtactgGTATGTACATACAGGAAAATTTGTCTGACTAGAAGTAGgacttttttaaatataaaaataacatatagtacatattattaattttttttatttagcttaatgcctcgacaactactCGTAATGGCCATTGGAATATACATATAAATTTACTTggtaaaatttaataataaatataaaaatgtcttaaattataaTGTAATCTAATTATAATGTAATAAATAAACGTTCTTTAGTATAGTAGTATTAGGTAGTATAATCCTACTGGAAAATAGGCgcattataaaacagtttttattaggaacatttatacagggtgtaacaaaaatacaggtcataaatttaatcgcgtattctgggaccaaaaatagttcgattgaacctaacttaccttagtacaaatgtgcacggaaaaaaagttacagccctttgaagttacaaaaggaaaatagattttttccaatatatcgaaaactattatatatagtggctaaaacaCCCCCGTGGGGGTAGCGCTGCCTTTACAGGCTCTCTAGATCCATGTTTTCGAGGTGGATCAGTCCTCCATTCTTCTCTTTTTTAAACTGCATTACATATCCGGTTCCAGCTTCTTCTGTCTCTTGCCCTATCTTCTGCATTTCTAATTCCCATGCCCTCTAGATCTCGCTTCACCTCTTCCAGCCATttggacctcggtcttcctctttgTCTCCTTCCGGTCGGGGACCACTGTGTCACTACGTTTATTATCGCTTCTTCTCCTGCTCTCCATACATGCCCAAGCCATCTCAGTCTTTGTCTCTTTATTCTACTGACTATATCTTGCCCCTTCAATTCCTCATTTATTTCGATATTTCTTCGACTCCTGTATTCACCCTCTGCTGTTtgtattggtcctaatattgcccgaattatttttctctcagttcttctcaaattttcttcGTCTCTCTTGGTCATTTTCATCACTTCTGCTCCATACATTAATGTCGGTCTAATTAACGTTTCATAGAGCCTTaatttagttgtttttgttaatattttgcttttatcgaaaactattaatttttttttaataaaaatggacatgtggtattgttatggcagtattattttaagaaaaaaatataatgaaatttggacaccccataaaaattttatgggggtttgtttcctttaaacccccccaaacttttgtttacgtttcaatttaattattattgtagcgccattagttaaacacaagtttttaaaaacttttttgtctcttagtactttttccaaaagtcagtttttatcgagatatttgaatatttgtcaaatccaccacatatttgtatatggtacgattatggagactgggtaataatatgaaaatttatttatgatttacatttttaggtatattttgaaccatatttaaaaataagccacatctcgataaaagatgctttatcaaaaaaaatacaaagaggcaaacaattttaaaaacactgtgtttaactaatggtaccacagtaatagtttaattggaacgtatacaaacatttggggggtttaaaggaacaaaaccctcataaaatttttatgtaaacatattaaaaaagaagccgcaactcgataaaaactgccttatcgaaaaaatactaagaagcaaaaaagttttaaaaatatttaatttaactaatggcaccagaataataatttatttgaaacggacacaaaagtttgggggggggggggggggtttaagggaacaaaacccccataaaatttttatggggtgcacaaatttcactataatttttctttacgATATTCTtgccgtaagaatgccacatgtccattttcaacaaaaaatctctaatagttttcgacatattcgaaaaaatcgattttcattttgtaacttcaaaggcctgtaactttttttgtgtgcatatttgtactaaggtaagttaggttcattcgaactatttttggtcccagaatatgtggtttaatttatgacctgttacaccctgtataatcagaTCAATTTGTTAGAAAAATATTATAATGAAATTAGAATCAGAGTGGATACCAGGCATCTAGTTCTGGATTGTAGATGTAATTTTTTCTTTGACCGCCCCTCAGTACTTGGAAAGAACGACTGTCCCCAAAACTTATTGGTGAATTACCTCCACGAATATCCTGATTATCCTCATAAGGAAAATCTCTTCCTTCAAATCCATATTGCGTATTGATCGGTCTCTGGTTTACATACTCGGAAGGTCCGTTATCTTCTAGCCAGGATTCCATATTATTGGAATAGTACCTGTTGTCGGATTGACCTTGACCAAAATTCTCACTAAATCTGCTGTTTAGGTTAGGATTGCTATTGCCTACAACCGGGTTGATATTAGGATTTCCGCTAGGACTAGCTATATTGGGGTTGGTATTTACACTACTGCTACCAGTACTCGTCGGTCGAAATCTATAAGCTGTATCTGGGACTGGATGAGGACTACCTGCATAATGACCTCGTTGAGCTTTAGAGGAGGCGATAATTATCGCAAGTAGAATGAATTTCTGTAATAATAATTAAGAATGATAAAGTTGATAAATTATTATTCACATTAATAGTAAACAAATATTTATATGAACCAAAAAAAGGTTATTAAGTAAAAATACACAAAGAGCTGTTAAGTAACTAATATACGTAGATTGTGATATTTGTAAATTTAAAGTTGTGCTATATTGATCTAAAATAAACGTAGTTTGAACAGATTAACgaattccgctattttttttattattttagatttttctttggtatttacatacTTGGGCAAAGGTTAACTCAaacttatttattgtttttatactGGGTGAGAGAAAATATTAACTGTTCTTCTTATgctaaggtactagtacactttaaaacaccaaaaataatcattttttcaagattttttttctcagaacctttattaaaaatgaacatagaactttttacatattaatatctaactcttagagagtacaaaaaaatatatcttttttcatttatgcacgtacattaatattgtagagggcgcaaaagtcgaggcctcgaaaaatgatggcggacagttaatctcaggctga encodes:
- the LOC114335622 gene encoding uncharacterized protein LOC114335622, yielding MLTKFILLAIIIASSKAQRGHYAGSPHPVPDTAYRFRPTSTGSSSVNTNPNIASPSGNPNINPVVGNSNPNLNSRFSENFGQGQSDNRYYSNNMESWLEDNGPSEYVNQRPINTQYGFEGRDFPYEDNQDIRGGNSPISFGDSRSFQVLRGGQRKNYIYNPELDAWYPL